One Nostoc sp. UHCC 0302 DNA window includes the following coding sequences:
- a CDS encoding glycosyltransferase, with protein sequence MKVLISAYACEPNLGSEPGVGWNVIREVSKYHHVWVLTSNCHREGIETELARNPLPNIQFVYLDPLGWVLDWSKEGKQTQWAVHFHYYLWQIWGYFVSRSLHEQICFDTLHHVTYVRYSSPSFLSLLPVPFIWGPVGGGESAPKEFWKDFSQRAKAYETARHLLRSIGELDPFVHITAKKSVVVRATTDDTAKRLYKLGANYVQITSESGLSEAEINRLAQCKVPDSSSLRFISMGRLLHWKGFHLGLRAFAQADLPDAEYWILGDGPEKEKLHSLIQDLGITQRVTFWGRLPREDTLSKLAESHVLVHPSLHDSGGWVCMEAMAAARPVICLDLGGPSFQITQETGIKIPAHTPEQAVQELAKAMRLLGRDPELRLRMGQAGQKRVKEGFSWESKGQELAKLYEEISIQDKSCLKLVKKL encoded by the coding sequence CTGAAAGTTTTGATATCTGCCTATGCTTGTGAACCGAACCTCGGTTCTGAGCCAGGAGTGGGCTGGAATGTTATTCGGGAAGTAAGTAAGTATCACCACGTATGGGTACTAACATCTAATTGTCACCGCGAAGGTATTGAAACCGAGCTAGCACGGAATCCATTGCCTAATATACAGTTTGTATATCTAGACCCCTTAGGCTGGGTTTTAGACTGGAGTAAGGAGGGAAAGCAAACTCAATGGGCTGTTCATTTCCATTACTACCTTTGGCAAATTTGGGGGTATTTTGTCAGTCGCTCTCTGCACGAGCAGATTTGCTTTGACACTTTACATCATGTGACCTACGTGAGATATTCAAGCCCTAGCTTCCTATCACTGCTACCAGTGCCTTTTATTTGGGGTCCTGTCGGTGGAGGCGAATCTGCACCAAAAGAGTTCTGGAAAGATTTTAGCCAGCGTGCGAAAGCTTATGAAACTGCACGCCATCTGCTTCGTTCCATAGGTGAATTAGATCCTTTTGTACATATTACTGCTAAAAAAAGTGTTGTAGTTAGAGCAACAACTGATGATACAGCCAAACGACTGTATAAGCTGGGTGCAAATTATGTGCAGATTACGTCTGAATCAGGATTATCAGAAGCTGAAATAAATCGTCTTGCTCAATGCAAAGTCCCTGATAGTAGCTCACTCAGATTTATCAGTATGGGTAGACTTTTGCACTGGAAAGGTTTTCACTTAGGTTTACGTGCCTTTGCTCAAGCAGACTTACCTGATGCAGAGTATTGGATATTGGGGGATGGCCCTGAAAAGGAAAAACTTCATAGCCTTATTCAAGATTTGGGAATTACTCAACGGGTTACCTTCTGGGGTAGACTACCCCGTGAAGATACTTTGAGCAAACTAGCAGAGTCCCATGTGTTAGTTCATCCTAGTTTGCATGATTCTGGGGGATGGGTGTGTATGGAAGCAATGGCAGCCGCGCGACCAGTAATTTGCTTAGATTTAGGAGGCCCATCTTTTCAGATTACACAGGAAACAGGTATTAAAATCCCAGCACATACGCCTGAACAAGCAGTGCAAGAACTTGCTAAAGCTATGAGGCTTTTGGGCAGAGATCCAGAGTTAAGATTGCGTATGGGTCAAGCTGGACAGAAGAGAGTCAAAGAAGGTTTTAGTTGGGAAAGTAAAGGGCAAGAGTTGGCTAAACTATATGAAGAAATTTCAATCCAGGATAAATCTTGCTTGAAATTAGTTAAAAAATTATGA
- a CDS encoding O-antigen ligase family protein, with protein MKLYHNFLSTTLLVCGLTDLLRGLKLGGISGLGLITLIYAVTSWFLVFSRSKIPKAVLLTSWLVLFVIFALLDGLWHYSTLSIVSLIQNLSLYVAFVGFVVLSTIQSNRNLEIPEYISKNFPKAIKISVSLYALSLLITGPGASLIMGARSFALFGTIGMAWWLATWRYRMPGSLWWAGFTLVTIALSFSRTALLIAIILFPLSQISLTSFKGFMRMTLTILLIVTVSFLAFTFVEPIRARFTAVGDNATVGGVKINTSGRSAAWPVAYASAMESPWIGKGPGSVGIILAKRVGPAFAHPHNDYLRILHDFGFIGLTFWLLGYWQLIIRTWQNWQWADKNDQENAYIHLAAFLSLVAVALAMISDNVVVYIFAMAPLGILVGASLGITSRRKKIIKYSPQLALQSSTLEQLSIEP; from the coding sequence ATGAAGCTTTACCACAATTTCTTATCTACAACGTTGTTGGTTTGTGGACTCACTGATTTATTACGTGGGTTAAAGCTCGGTGGAATTAGTGGTTTAGGTCTAATAACTCTGATTTATGCTGTAACCAGTTGGTTTTTGGTATTCAGTCGTTCTAAGATACCTAAAGCCGTATTACTAACATCTTGGTTAGTTTTATTTGTCATATTTGCATTGCTTGATGGGCTGTGGCACTACTCCACATTATCTATTGTCTCTCTTATCCAAAACCTGTCATTATACGTAGCATTTGTTGGATTTGTAGTACTCAGTACAATTCAAAGTAACCGAAATTTAGAGATACCTGAGTACATAAGTAAAAATTTCCCAAAAGCAATCAAGATATCAGTATCGCTCTATGCATTGAGTCTTTTGATAACTGGCCCTGGCGCAAGCTTGATTATGGGTGCGCGATCGTTTGCCTTGTTTGGTACTATCGGGATGGCTTGGTGGCTTGCAACTTGGCGTTACCGTATGCCTGGTTCTTTATGGTGGGCAGGTTTTACACTTGTGACTATTGCTTTGAGTTTCTCCCGCACAGCACTGCTTATAGCAATAATCTTATTTCCTCTATCTCAAATATCTTTGACGAGTTTCAAGGGTTTTATGCGTATGACTTTAACTATATTGCTGATAGTTACTGTTTCATTTTTAGCATTCACTTTTGTGGAACCTATACGCGCTCGTTTCACTGCCGTCGGAGATAATGCTACTGTTGGAGGAGTAAAAATTAACACATCTGGGCGAAGTGCTGCATGGCCCGTTGCATATGCTTCAGCAATGGAATCGCCTTGGATTGGCAAAGGTCCTGGTTCTGTAGGAATAATTTTGGCGAAACGTGTTGGCCCTGCTTTCGCTCACCCACATAATGATTACTTGCGAATTTTGCATGATTTTGGTTTCATAGGTTTAACATTTTGGCTATTAGGATATTGGCAATTAATAATCAGAACTTGGCAAAACTGGCAATGGGCAGATAAAAATGATCAAGAAAATGCCTATATTCACCTTGCTGCTTTCCTTAGCCTAGTTGCTGTAGCTTTAGCGATGATCAGCGATAATGTTGTAGTTTATATTTTCGCAATGGCTCCTTTAGGGATCTTAGTAGGAGCTTCCCTTGGGATTACAAGCCGTCGTAAAAAGATAATCAAATATTCTCCGCAATTAGCTTTACAATCAAGCACTTTAGAACAATTGTCTATTGAACCATAA
- a CDS encoding serine hydrolase codes for MSESSDNLTTFSRRQPLNRRQHPQKVQKMGQKKVKVNNQQQGATSREVAQTRQKNSIMPSPIPVATRKAKGLVMPAAVKPIPNGQGKIPPYQPNAVKLKTVRVEKQLLPKKSKRVSRKTRLKPMARTMLYILRLLIVGVGIGAIVGTALSVLDPANRIASTSSGQANTNVQPQPTQTPAVGAAGLYLSQEIISLRNAVQNLAGTNPNLTPGVFLVDLDTGAYVDVNASTSFPAASTIKVPILVAFFQDVDAGKIRLDEMLTMQQDMVAGGSGNLQYKPAGTQYTALEVATKMITISDNTATNMLIARLGGIESLNQRFRIWGLTTTAIRNQLPDLQGTNTTSPRELGNLMAMVNQGNFMSIQSRDRILDIMRRTEKDTLLPSGLGDGARIYHKTGDIGTMLADAGLVDMPNGKRYIAAVMVQRPNNDPRADKLISSISRAAYQEFSQNPVTPSNTTSSIPANNYPSQVVNPTLPNSTPNNMPMNGYQPQVMNPPVPNNPGNIPANGYQSPVMNPQYYPPR; via the coding sequence GTGTCAGAGTCGAGTGACAATCTAACAACTTTCTCGCGACGTCAACCCTTAAATCGCCGTCAACATCCCCAAAAAGTTCAAAAAATGGGACAGAAGAAAGTCAAAGTTAACAACCAGCAGCAGGGTGCTACTAGCAGAGAAGTAGCGCAAACACGCCAAAAAAATAGTATTATGCCTTCCCCAATCCCTGTTGCTACACGCAAAGCAAAGGGGTTAGTCATGCCAGCAGCAGTCAAACCAATCCCCAATGGACAGGGAAAGATTCCTCCCTACCAACCAAATGCAGTGAAGTTAAAAACAGTGCGTGTAGAGAAGCAATTGCTGCCAAAAAAAAGCAAGCGAGTATCACGTAAGACGCGGTTAAAGCCAATGGCCAGAACCATGTTGTATATTCTGCGGTTGTTGATTGTGGGAGTTGGGATTGGGGCAATCGTTGGTACAGCATTGTCAGTCTTAGATCCTGCTAATCGCATCGCTAGCACTTCTTCGGGACAAGCTAATACTAATGTACAGCCACAACCAACCCAAACTCCAGCTGTTGGTGCTGCCGGTTTATACCTATCGCAGGAAATTATCTCCTTGAGAAATGCCGTGCAGAATTTGGCGGGGACTAACCCAAATCTCACACCAGGTGTTTTTTTAGTAGATTTAGATACTGGGGCTTACGTGGATGTGAATGCTTCCACTAGTTTTCCGGCGGCTAGCACAATCAAGGTGCCGATTCTCGTTGCCTTTTTCCAAGATGTAGATGCGGGAAAAATTCGCCTAGATGAAATGCTGACTATGCAACAAGACATGGTAGCTGGCGGTTCGGGAAATCTGCAATACAAACCAGCCGGAACCCAGTACACCGCTCTAGAAGTTGCAACTAAAATGATTACAATCAGCGACAATACAGCAACCAATATGCTGATTGCCCGGCTCGGAGGAATAGAGTCTCTTAATCAGCGTTTTCGTATTTGGGGGCTGACAACCACGGCAATTCGCAATCAACTCCCAGATTTGCAAGGTACAAACACCACCAGCCCCAGAGAATTGGGAAATTTGATGGCGATGGTAAATCAAGGGAATTTTATGAGTATTCAATCACGCGATCGCATATTAGATATTATGCGTCGCACCGAGAAAGATACTCTACTACCATCAGGTTTGGGAGATGGGGCAAGGATCTACCACAAAACGGGTGATATTGGCACAATGTTAGCAGATGCTGGTTTAGTTGATATGCCAAATGGCAAGCGCTATATAGCCGCAGTCATGGTACAACGCCCTAACAACGATCCTCGTGCCGATAAACTGATTAGCTCAATTTCTCGTGCAGCTTACCAAGAGTTTAGCCAAAATCCTGTCACACCCAGCAATACCACAAGCAGTATACCTGCAAATAATTATCCATCTCAAGTTGTGAATCCTACTTTACCCAATAGTACGCCCAATAATATGCCTATGAATGGTTATCAACCTCAAGTTATGAATCCTCCTGTACCCAACAATCCAGGAAATATACCTGCAAATGGTTATCAGTCACCAGTTATGAATCCCCAATATTACCCTCCAAGGTAA
- a CDS encoding glycosyltransferase family 1 protein codes for MSQTILYDARPLQPGTRQWGPGVVLNQLLMRLSSSFHFTGMAQDFADAKDLKISTWKELPKLHNLLFEISPLLASSFDIYWGTNHFLPQFSLGKPTVITVHDLLLLRYPNDQRQSRYYGWRLVSSLRRADRVVAISETTAQDLLVDFPWLKNKLRVALNGYDSTPVTEQDIGIMRERFPEPYVIMLGGHRPRKNLYLGIATVAILRDMGVPIRLIISGNIHTSFQPLLNIYADIVEQTGMLSRGQLRALLKNSQAMLFPSIYEGFGLPLLEAMSQGCPILALDTPINREIANQAALLLPDEPGEWAKQLKNVLHDSILRTELIASGFENLKRFDWNYTANVYTQIFHEVMT; via the coding sequence ATGAGCCAGACCATTTTGTACGATGCAAGACCTCTGCAACCAGGAACTCGACAATGGGGACCGGGAGTAGTTCTCAATCAACTTTTGATGCGTTTATCTTCAAGTTTCCATTTCACTGGCATGGCTCAGGATTTTGCTGATGCCAAAGATTTAAAAATCAGTACATGGAAAGAACTCCCTAAACTACATAACCTTCTATTTGAAATCAGCCCACTTCTAGCATCTTCCTTTGATATTTATTGGGGTACCAATCATTTTTTACCTCAGTTCTCGCTAGGAAAGCCAACAGTGATAACGGTTCATGACTTACTATTACTTCGATATCCTAACGATCAAAGACAATCACGATACTATGGTTGGCGGCTTGTATCATCCCTACGCCGTGCCGATCGCGTTGTGGCAATTTCAGAAACAACTGCTCAAGACCTGCTTGTAGATTTTCCTTGGCTGAAAAACAAACTCCGGGTAGCCCTTAATGGATATGATTCTACCCCTGTTACAGAGCAAGATATTGGAATAATGAGAGAGCGTTTTCCAGAACCTTATGTAATCATGCTTGGTGGACACAGACCTCGTAAAAACCTTTATTTAGGAATTGCAACTGTTGCAATATTGCGAGATATGGGTGTACCTATCCGTCTTATAATTAGCGGAAATATTCATACTTCATTTCAGCCTCTGCTTAATATTTATGCTGACATAGTGGAACAGACAGGTATGTTATCTAGAGGTCAACTGAGAGCATTACTTAAAAATTCACAGGCGATGTTGTTTCCATCTATTTATGAAGGTTTTGGTTTACCCCTGTTGGAAGCTATGAGTCAAGGGTGTCCTATTTTAGCATTAGATACTCCAATAAATCGAGAAATAGCAAATCAAGCAGCTTTGCTACTTCCTGACGAGCCAGGAGAATGGGCTAAACAATTGAAAAATGTTTTGCATGATTCAATTCTCAGAACTGAGTTAATTGCAAGTGGTTTTGAAAACTTAAAACGCTTTGATTGGAACTACACTGCTAATGTCTATACCCAAATTTTTCATGAGGTAATGACATGA
- a CDS encoding glycosyltransferase family 4 protein, whose amino-acid sequence MRVLLLHNRYQLAGGEDGVVQAEKSLLEVNGHQVSLLEVSNHNIKNPWDKAVTAVSAIYSYSAKQKVKSEIARFSPDVVHVHNFFPLLSPSVYDACREHKVPVVQTLHNYRLACPKAIPFRDGKVCEDCIGELMPWQSVVHGCYRNSRVQSSVVAAMNTWHRVQGTWQERVDAYIVFTQFQKAKMVQAGLPIEKFHIKPNFVFTSNSLEETNKANNYFLFVGRLSEEKGVSNLIDSYLQNNISTPLKIVGEGPLRATLEQKTQNSNVGNIIEFLGFQDKHKVLTLMHNAQSLIFPSIWYEGFPLTIAEAFSCGLPVIAPKLGSMAEIVEDGVNGLHFEPGNSIDMAAKIKFAISHPETIITMGKNARLTYEKKYASDANYQQLIAIYQEVINQKSVV is encoded by the coding sequence ATGAGAGTTCTGTTGCTACATAATCGGTACCAACTAGCAGGCGGTGAGGATGGAGTAGTACAGGCTGAAAAGTCGTTGCTGGAAGTAAATGGTCATCAAGTATCTTTACTCGAAGTCAGCAATCATAACATTAAAAATCCCTGGGATAAAGCGGTAACTGCTGTAAGTGCAATTTACTCATATTCAGCTAAACAAAAAGTTAAGAGTGAAATTGCTCGATTTAGCCCTGATGTTGTCCATGTACATAACTTTTTTCCCCTACTTTCTCCTTCTGTATATGATGCTTGTCGTGAGCATAAAGTACCTGTCGTCCAAACTCTTCACAACTATAGGCTTGCTTGTCCAAAAGCAATACCTTTTAGAGATGGCAAGGTTTGTGAGGATTGCATTGGTGAACTAATGCCGTGGCAAAGTGTTGTACACGGTTGTTACCGAAACTCACGCGTACAAAGCTCGGTTGTAGCAGCCATGAATACTTGGCATAGAGTGCAAGGTACTTGGCAAGAACGTGTAGATGCTTATATTGTCTTTACGCAATTTCAAAAAGCAAAAATGGTTCAGGCTGGACTGCCAATAGAGAAGTTTCATATTAAACCTAATTTTGTATTTACATCTAACTCTTTAGAGGAAACTAATAAAGCTAATAACTACTTTCTTTTTGTAGGCAGGCTATCTGAAGAAAAAGGTGTTTCAAATTTAATTGATTCTTATTTACAGAATAATATAAGCACCCCGTTAAAAATAGTTGGTGAAGGACCTTTACGAGCAACATTAGAGCAAAAGACACAAAATAGTAATGTCGGCAATATCATTGAATTTTTAGGTTTTCAGGATAAGCATAAAGTATTGACATTAATGCATAATGCACAAAGTTTAATATTTCCTTCTATCTGGTATGAAGGTTTTCCTTTAACTATTGCTGAAGCTTTTTCCTGTGGTTTACCCGTAATAGCTCCCAAATTAGGCAGTATGGCAGAAATCGTAGAGGATGGAGTGAACGGTTTACATTTTGAACCTGGGAATTCAATAGATATGGCTGCCAAAATAAAATTTGCAATATCTCACCCTGAGACTATTATTACTATGGGTAAAAATGCTCGTCTGACTTATGAGAAGAAATATGCTTCTGATGCTAATTATCAGCAGTTAATCGCCATTTACCAGGAAGTTATCAACCAAAAATCAGTAGTTTAA
- a CDS encoding glycosyltransferase has protein sequence MKLYIYTKLFPPDITQIKSEGTKKVIHGLAYGLVKCGIETTILCEGETDGLFEMPEGYKIRCFTNPNKKQSFQIALGLRQFISQNLDSNSLVILSGIFQPRIYAVARLLNKYGIPYVVFPHDPYNPAIFSKNSHIKWTYWYLFERRILRQARAIQLLDSRHTEFLRNLKVNTPTIAAPNGFLPNEVYPEASLTWNIETTPKFFFIGRIDTHNKGLDLLIDAFAQVIEITDAQLIIQGADKGDKKNLEDRVTKLSLSNKTSFLAADYSTPTPLIIKNYDVFCVPSRFEGFSLAALEAMLAGRVLLVSEVAGIAPHVQASGCGVVVAPEVSAIKSGLIKLLECRSDWVEMGLRGRDYALEHLDWKKIAFTAIDQYQRLL, from the coding sequence ATGAAACTATATATATACACAAAGCTTTTCCCACCGGATATTACACAAATTAAGAGCGAAGGAACTAAAAAAGTTATTCATGGTCTTGCTTATGGACTCGTCAAATGTGGCATAGAAACCACAATTCTTTGCGAAGGAGAAACTGATGGCTTATTTGAGATGCCAGAAGGCTACAAAATTCGATGTTTTACAAATCCGAATAAAAAACAGTCTTTTCAAATTGCCCTTGGTTTAAGACAATTTATTAGCCAAAATTTAGATAGTAATAGCCTTGTTATTCTCAGTGGTATCTTCCAACCTAGAATTTATGCAGTAGCCCGTTTGTTGAATAAGTATGGCATACCGTATGTAGTATTTCCACATGATCCTTATAATCCTGCAATTTTTAGTAAAAATTCTCACATAAAATGGACATATTGGTATCTTTTTGAACGGCGTATATTGAGGCAGGCACGAGCAATACAGCTTTTAGATAGTCGCCATACTGAATTTCTCCGGAATCTAAAGGTCAATACTCCTACTATAGCGGCACCTAACGGTTTCTTACCCAATGAAGTCTATCCTGAAGCTTCCTTAACTTGGAACATAGAAACTACTCCTAAATTCTTTTTTATAGGTCGTATAGATACTCATAATAAAGGTCTAGATTTACTGATTGATGCATTTGCTCAAGTTATTGAGATCACTGATGCCCAACTTATAATTCAGGGTGCTGACAAAGGAGACAAGAAAAATTTAGAAGACAGAGTAACAAAACTTTCTTTGTCAAATAAAACGTCGTTTCTAGCTGCCGATTATTCAACTCCTACACCTCTAATTATTAAGAACTATGATGTCTTTTGCGTTCCGTCTCGTTTTGAGGGTTTCAGTCTAGCTGCCCTCGAAGCAATGTTAGCTGGACGGGTGCTGTTAGTTTCAGAAGTGGCTGGCATAGCACCCCATGTTCAAGCAAGCGGTTGCGGTGTTGTAGTTGCACCAGAAGTATCAGCAATTAAATCAGGTTTAATAAAATTACTCGAATGCCGTTCAGATTGGGTAGAAATGGGGTTGAGAGGTCGGGACTATGCACTAGAACATCTTGATTGGAAAAAGATTGCATTTACTGCAATAGATCAGTATCAGCGTCTGTTATAG
- a CDS encoding glycosyltransferase family 4 protein, translating into MKYGKRKIVIFDFNVTKNSPGGSCVLQMITGLYKDYDITVISEAFENPAPDKIGWIRVPLPGNPVFIRYIAFYLLAPIYYKRYYLATQEKPWLVISTQGEFINCDISYAHFGHRAYLNNQWRSSAVKGLRRVVRWINHQFNAWTESQAFTNANTIVVPSKGLASELSQTYPEIKDKIVTLPNPVDVNKFALPEGFDNRVIREKLGLSIDDLVMVFVALGDFERKGLNLLLEALTKLKNPDAKLLVIGGTQSVIEEYKQLQNKLGLSNRVVFAGFQRDVRPYLWSSDVFVLASSYEVFPLVALQAPAAGLPVVATKVYGVEEFLQDGVNGWLVEREVTALTEVLDRALSDKNKLAEMGVVAHNLVSSYDATSFVNRWRLLLESLTSTKIEASNKLLLP; encoded by the coding sequence ATGAAGTATGGAAAAAGAAAAATAGTTATTTTTGACTTTAATGTTACAAAAAACAGCCCTGGCGGTAGTTGTGTTCTTCAGATGATTACCGGACTTTATAAGGACTATGACATAACAGTTATATCAGAAGCTTTTGAAAACCCTGCACCCGATAAAATTGGGTGGATTCGCGTTCCTCTACCTGGCAATCCTGTCTTTATTCGCTATATAGCCTTCTATTTGCTAGCACCAATCTATTACAAACGTTATTATTTAGCTACTCAAGAAAAACCTTGGCTAGTTATATCTACGCAAGGAGAGTTTATTAACTGCGATATTTCTTACGCTCATTTTGGACATCGGGCTTACCTTAACAATCAATGGCGTTCCAGCGCTGTCAAGGGACTCCGGCGCGTTGTTCGTTGGATTAACCATCAATTTAATGCTTGGACGGAAAGCCAAGCATTTACTAATGCTAATACCATTGTTGTTCCATCAAAAGGTCTTGCCAGTGAACTTTCCCAGACTTACCCTGAAATTAAAGATAAGATTGTTACACTACCTAACCCAGTTGATGTTAATAAATTTGCCCTTCCCGAAGGATTTGATAATCGAGTAATTCGTGAAAAATTAGGGTTGAGTATTGATGATTTAGTTATGGTATTTGTAGCATTAGGAGATTTTGAGCGTAAAGGACTGAATCTTTTGTTGGAAGCGTTAACCAAGCTCAAAAATCCTGATGCTAAACTTTTGGTCATTGGTGGAACTCAAAGTGTCATTGAAGAATATAAGCAATTACAAAATAAACTGGGGTTATCCAATAGAGTAGTGTTTGCAGGGTTTCAGAGGGATGTGCGCCCTTATTTATGGTCTTCCGATGTATTTGTTTTGGCTTCTAGTTACGAAGTCTTTCCTCTGGTTGCTCTGCAAGCACCCGCGGCGGGACTACCAGTTGTAGCTACAAAGGTCTATGGTGTAGAAGAGTTTCTCCAAGATGGAGTAAACGGCTGGCTTGTCGAACGCGAGGTTACTGCTCTTACCGAAGTACTTGATCGGGCATTAAGTGATAAAAATAAACTAGCGGAAATGGGAGTAGTTGCTCATAATTTAGTTAGTAGTTATGATGCAACCTCTTTTGTGAACCGTTGGCGGCTTTTGCTAGAGTCTTTAACTTCTACAAAGATAGAAGCTTCGAATAAATTGCTATTGCCATAG
- a CDS encoding glycosyltransferase: MKFSLILATLNRTAEVEYFLQALDAQTYRNFELIVIDQNLDDRLLEFIQSYQNRFPIVHLRSSKGLSLARNVGLQHINGDIVAFPDDDCAYPPDILKQVAHFFTNHPEWSGLTGRSVDQQGKDSGRHGDSPPGPINRFNVWRRGISYTIFLRRSVVLKVGVFDESLGVGANTPWGSAEETDYLLRAINTGLYYDPAIAVTHPIKFTPLEPLLSDVPQVSSHSKTYAYAMGRGRVLRKHKIPLWFVIYNWGRPLLGVVLSLLQGRLDRVGSYWATFQGRVQGWLGWA; the protein is encoded by the coding sequence ATGAAGTTTTCTCTCATCCTTGCTACCCTAAATCGTACTGCTGAAGTTGAATATTTTTTACAGGCTCTTGACGCCCAAACGTATCGCAACTTCGAGTTGATCGTCATAGATCAAAATCTCGATGATCGCCTGCTAGAATTCATCCAATCTTATCAAAACCGCTTTCCCATAGTGCATCTGCGTTCGTCCAAAGGGCTTTCTCTAGCTCGTAATGTAGGCTTACAGCATATTAATGGCGACATAGTTGCTTTCCCAGATGACGATTGCGCTTACCCGCCGGACATACTTAAGCAAGTAGCCCATTTTTTTACTAATCATCCTGAATGGAGTGGTCTTACAGGACGTTCTGTTGATCAACAAGGCAAAGACTCAGGGAGACATGGAGACAGTCCCCCAGGGCCAATCAATCGTTTTAACGTATGGCGAAGAGGTATTTCTTACACAATATTTCTCCGTCGCTCGGTTGTTTTAAAAGTGGGTGTCTTTGATGAAAGTCTAGGAGTTGGAGCGAATACACCTTGGGGTTCGGCAGAAGAGACTGATTATTTATTGCGCGCTATCAACACAGGTTTGTATTATGATCCTGCCATAGCTGTCACTCACCCAATAAAATTTACACCACTAGAACCACTTCTATCTGATGTCCCCCAAGTTAGCAGCCACTCCAAAACTTATGCCTATGCAATGGGCAGAGGACGGGTACTGCGTAAGCATAAGATTCCACTGTGGTTCGTCATCTATAACTGGGGTCGTCCATTACTAGGTGTTGTACTATCACTACTTCAAGGACGGCTAGACAGAGTAGGTTCTTATTGGGCAACGTTTCAAGGTAGAGTACAAGGGTGGTTAGGTTGGGCTTAA
- a CDS encoding glycosyltransferase family 4 protein: MDVPNNELKIIQVAWVSPSMKLGFYIQPVLRNLNKIIPGLEIFTSEWPGFVPGCENAFKVNIVGKYRQISVGKTNAGYKRIVQLLPLEIIPNLLKLKPQVIFVTGLSLWTLLVLMLKPLTKWRVIIIYSGSSPNIDMSDSPVRNFSRRIMAESADAFITNSQGGKAYLTNVLKVEDPRVFARPYQIPDKQALLQSRKDNKLNLSNTQHPVFLFIGQTIHRKGLTFLLEACLLLEKQGCHNYTLIVIGDGSQRQELENWTREHGLQNRIKFEGWVDYGSLGGYFESTDVFIFPTLEDIWGMVVLEAMLFAKPIMCSKYAGVSEIISSGENGYIFDPFDPTEIAKFMQLFIDNPNVINSMGSKSQDLIADHTPEAAAKFLAEVQSFALKH, encoded by the coding sequence ATGGATGTCCCTAATAATGAATTGAAGATTATCCAGGTAGCGTGGGTTAGTCCTAGTATGAAACTAGGTTTTTATATCCAGCCAGTACTTCGTAATCTTAATAAGATTATTCCAGGCTTAGAAATTTTTACTTCAGAATGGCCAGGATTTGTTCCAGGCTGTGAAAATGCTTTTAAAGTTAACATAGTAGGTAAATATAGACAAATATCCGTAGGGAAAACGAACGCAGGTTACAAACGTATAGTTCAACTACTACCATTAGAAATCATTCCTAACCTTTTAAAATTAAAACCACAGGTGATCTTTGTAACTGGTCTTTCGCTATGGACTCTCTTAGTACTGATGTTAAAGCCATTGACAAAATGGCGAGTAATCATCATATACAGTGGCAGCTCACCTAATATTGACATGAGTGATTCGCCAGTTAGAAACTTTAGTAGACGTATAATGGCTGAGTCTGCCGATGCATTTATTACCAACTCTCAAGGGGGAAAAGCGTATCTTACAAATGTTTTAAAGGTTGAAGATCCTAGAGTTTTTGCTAGACCTTATCAAATCCCAGATAAGCAAGCGCTTTTACAATCTAGAAAAGATAATAAACTCAACTTATCTAATACTCAACATCCTGTCTTTCTGTTTATTGGCCAGACAATCCATCGTAAAGGTCTAACCTTTCTCTTAGAAGCTTGCTTATTACTTGAAAAGCAAGGTTGTCACAATTATACGCTAATTGTGATTGGCGACGGTTCCCAACGCCAAGAGCTAGAAAACTGGACTAGAGAACATGGTTTACAAAATAGAATCAAGTTTGAAGGATGGGTAGATTATGGTAGCTTAGGAGGCTACTTTGAAAGTACAGACGTATTTATATTTCCTACTTTAGAAGATATTTGGGGTATGGTGGTGCTAGAAGCCATGTTGTTTGCTAAACCGATAATGTGTTCTAAATATGCAGGAGTATCAGAAATAATTTCTTCTGGAGAAAATGGTTATATTTTTGATCCATTTGACCCTACAGAAATAGCTAAATTTATGCAACTTTTTATAGATAATCCTAATGTGATTAACTCTATGGGTTCTAAGTCACAAGATTTAATAGCAGATCATACTCCAGAGGCGGCAGCAAAGTTTCTAGCAGAAGTTCAATCGTTCGCTTTAAAGCATTGA